In one Thermosipho ferrireducens genomic region, the following are encoded:
- the ftsZ gene encoding cell division protein FtsZ has product MAFNIRIENESVKKLPVIKVIGVGGAGCNAVNRMVETGIKDVTFVAVNTDAQVLEINKADEIVQIGEKLTKGLGAGGNPKIGEEAALEDKKKLEELLHGTDMLFITAGFGGGTGTGAAPVIAEIAKNLGILTVAIITTPFFFEGTPRWKAAMEGIKKIHGKVDTLIKISNNKLLEELSADTPLVNAFARADETLHQGIKGISELITKRGYINLDFADIESVMRGAGAAMLGIGIGKGSKRALEAARGAMESRLIEHPVENAKSLILNITAPKTFKLHEMQEAAMIIRQSCSEDADMKFGVIIDEEVPEDEIRVTLIATGFDQEEDFLFSEDDIPALFKFGLEVMGDDGKEI; this is encoded by the coding sequence ATGGCTTTTAATATAAGAATAGAAAACGAAAGTGTGAAAAAGTTGCCGGTTATAAAAGTTATAGGGGTTGGCGGTGCTGGATGTAATGCTGTAAACAGAATGGTGGAGACAGGCATAAAAGATGTGACTTTTGTTGCAGTGAATACAGATGCTCAGGTTTTAGAAATTAACAAAGCTGATGAGATTGTACAGATTGGAGAAAAACTAACTAAAGGATTAGGTGCAGGGGGAAATCCCAAAATTGGTGAGGAAGCAGCCCTTGAGGACAAAAAAAAGCTGGAGGAACTTCTTCATGGAACAGATATGCTGTTTATAACAGCTGGTTTTGGTGGTGGAACTGGAACAGGTGCAGCGCCGGTTATTGCTGAAATTGCGAAGAATCTTGGGATTCTTACCGTTGCGATAATTACAACTCCTTTCTTTTTTGAAGGTACACCACGTTGGAAAGCTGCAATGGAAGGGATTAAAAAGATTCATGGCAAAGTTGATACTTTAATAAAAATTAGTAACAATAAACTTTTGGAGGAGCTTTCAGCTGATACGCCTCTGGTGAATGCATTTGCAAGAGCGGATGAAACGCTTCATCAAGGAATTAAAGGAATATCGGAGTTAATAACAAAGCGTGGATATATTAACCTTGATTTCGCAGACATTGAGTCTGTTATGAGGGGAGCAGGAGCAGCTATGCTTGGTATAGGTATTGGGAAGGGTAGTAAAAGAGCTCTTGAAGCTGCCCGTGGAGCCATGGAAAGCAGACTTATAGAACATCCTGTGGAAAATGCAAAGTCACTTATTTTGAACATTACTGCTCCTAAGACGTTTAAACTTCATGAAATGCAGGAAGCAGCTATGATAATAAGACAATCATGCAGTGAAGATGCTGACATGAAATTTGGTGTAATAATTGATGAAGAAGTTCCTGAAGATGAAATAAGGGTTACTTTAATAGCTACAGGATTTGATCAGGAGGAAGATTTCTTATTTTCCGAGGATGATATCCCTGCCCTATTCAAATTCGGGCTGGAGGTAATGGGTGATGACGGAAAAGAAATATAA